Proteins encoded by one window of Superficieibacter sp. HKU1:
- the tssJ gene encoding type VI secretion system lipoprotein TssJ produces MTGRFFRTCMVMLLFSLTLTGCETVKKLGQVIKNPDIQVGELADQSSEVTVTLLTEPDTNINADGEAAAIDVQLIYMSDDSKLQAADYDGVASTPLPEVLGKNYIDHQDFNLLPDTMKTLPPVKLDEKTHFIGVVAYFSDDQITEWKQIEPVEGTGHHYRLLVHIRQGSIEMKKEDN; encoded by the coding sequence ATGACAGGGCGTTTTTTTCGTACCTGCATGGTGATGTTGCTTTTCAGCCTCACCCTGACAGGCTGCGAAACGGTGAAAAAGCTCGGCCAGGTGATTAAGAACCCGGATATTCAGGTTGGGGAACTGGCGGATCAGTCATCGGAGGTGACGGTCACGTTGCTGACCGAGCCGGACACGAATATCAATGCGGACGGTGAGGCGGCGGCCATCGATGTGCAACTGATTTATATGAGCGATGACTCGAAGCTACAGGCTGCTGACTATGACGGGGTTGCCAGTACGCCACTGCCGGAGGTACTGGGAAAAAACTATATTGACCACCAGGATTTTAACCTCCTGCCGGACACCATGAAAACGCTGCCGCCGGTGAAGCTGGATGAAAAAACGCATTTTATTGGCGTTGTGGCGTATTTCTCCGATGACCAGATTACAGAGTGGAAGCAAATCGAACCGGTGGAAGGCACTGGCCATCACTACCGCCTGCTGGTGCATATACGACAGGGCAGTATCGAAATGAAAAAAGAGGACAACTGA
- the tagH gene encoding type VI secretion system-associated FHA domain protein TagH has protein sequence MAEEKTLAPVLSLTLQVMNGNELESGRAAKCLFTAGGGDIGHAPACHWSLQDRAGSVAERACQVVMHDGAFCLKSLVPGLMINLAPVSTETGLVRLRQGDEVVLGALALKVFIHNGKLVSYSEQMAAPETIVTNRDRLADALLTTDGQPAYPGMPRTHQLADTVVNSFSADPLQALRTESLTVAGDPLSGIVPARSSVPDRDGVIDTPFMDLPPLYPDPLTGQDDAASPADTAQLHLAVTPLLRGLGGSLAVRNSQDADDFLEEAGRTLQAAIKGLLELQQRRNSLSDKHLRPLEDNPLRLNMDYTTALDVMFAEGKSPVHLAAPAAVGESLRNIRHHEEANRAAIVESLRVLLDAFSPQSLMRRFVQYRRSHELRKPLDDAGAWQMYCDYYDELASSRQQGFEMLFNEVYAQVYDRVLREKQREPEA, from the coding sequence ATGGCTGAGGAAAAAACGCTCGCTCCCGTACTCTCACTGACGCTACAGGTGATGAACGGTAATGAGCTGGAGAGCGGACGTGCCGCAAAATGTCTGTTTACCGCCGGTGGCGGTGATATCGGCCACGCGCCCGCCTGCCACTGGTCGTTGCAGGACAGGGCTGGTTCTGTTGCCGAACGCGCCTGCCAGGTGGTGATGCATGACGGTGCATTTTGTCTGAAAAGCCTGGTGCCGGGGCTGATGATTAATCTGGCTCCGGTGTCCACGGAGACCGGACTGGTGCGCCTGCGCCAGGGCGATGAGGTCGTCCTGGGGGCGCTGGCGCTGAAGGTGTTTATCCATAACGGGAAGCTGGTCAGCTACAGCGAGCAGATGGCGGCACCGGAAACCATCGTCACCAACCGTGATCGTCTGGCAGACGCGCTGCTGACGACAGACGGCCAGCCTGCGTATCCGGGAATGCCCCGGACGCACCAGCTTGCGGATACCGTGGTCAACAGTTTTTCAGCCGATCCGCTTCAGGCTCTGCGGACGGAAAGCCTGACCGTGGCGGGCGATCCGCTTTCCGGGATCGTTCCTGCGCGATCTTCTGTTCCTGACAGGGATGGGGTGATCGACACCCCGTTTATGGATCTGCCGCCGCTGTATCCCGATCCCCTTACCGGACAGGATGATGCGGCGTCCCCGGCAGATACAGCCCAACTCCATCTTGCTGTTACCCCGTTGCTGCGTGGGCTGGGCGGTTCGCTTGCCGTGCGTAACTCACAGGATGCTGATGATTTTCTGGAAGAAGCGGGGCGGACGTTGCAGGCGGCGATAAAAGGGCTGCTTGAGCTACAGCAGCGTCGTAACAGCCTGTCGGACAAGCATTTGCGTCCACTGGAAGATAACCCGTTGCGCCTGAATATGGATTACACCACCGCGCTGGACGTGATGTTCGCGGAAGGTAAAAGTCCGGTGCATCTTGCCGCGCCCGCCGCCGTTGGTGAGAGCCTGCGCAATATCCGCCACCATGAAGAAGCCAACCGCGCCGCCATTGTGGAGTCGCTGCGCGTACTGCTGGACGCGTTCTCGCCGCAGAGCCTGATGCGCCGATTTGTCCAGTACCGGCGCAGTCACGAACTGCGCAAGCCGCTGGATGATGCCGGAGCCTGGCAGATGTACTGCGATTACTACGACGAACTGGCCTCCAGCCGTCAGCAGGGATTTGAAATGCTGTTTAACGAAGTCTATGCCCAGGTGTATGACCGGGTACTGCGTGAGAAACAGCGGGAGCCGGAAGCATGA
- the tssG gene encoding type VI secretion system baseplate subunit TssG, giving the protein MATYRPARPDVGEATLLPDVRGMNFYVLMESLYRQYGEPDREPSLRTEPEQEVVLFKSDASIAFPGSDLSTLERSDNGQFILTTKFLGFSGSQSPLPGYYLDRMAQESAQNEEGLKAFLDLFSHRWTQFAYHAWRKYRYYVCFRNGGTDAFSQRMYALVGLGNPSVRDRLAINHSKMLAYAGILATPGRSPDVVSNLVSHCFDLPEVSIENWQLRKVSLDPAQQNRLGVRNPKRKTAGYVPGRSVIGVNFTLGARVPDRSGKFLLRLGNLSMARYLSFLPEGENHQALTMFISFLLRDQFAWDLRLDLAPEQAKGMRLGDRSRSCIGRTAFIGQPKMPPSVTLHIRD; this is encoded by the coding sequence ATGGCAACATACAGGCCAGCACGCCCTGATGTAGGGGAAGCGACACTGCTCCCGGATGTGCGCGGGATGAATTTTTATGTGCTGATGGAGTCATTGTACCGCCAGTATGGTGAGCCGGATCGTGAGCCATCTCTGCGTACCGAACCGGAGCAGGAAGTGGTGCTGTTCAAATCCGATGCCAGCATTGCCTTTCCGGGCAGTGACCTGAGTACGCTTGAACGCAGCGACAACGGGCAGTTTATCCTGACGACAAAATTCCTGGGTTTCTCCGGCAGCCAGTCGCCGCTGCCCGGCTACTACCTGGATCGGATGGCGCAGGAATCTGCGCAGAATGAAGAGGGGCTGAAAGCATTCCTCGATCTGTTCAGCCACCGCTGGACACAGTTTGCTTACCATGCCTGGCGCAAATACCGCTATTACGTCTGTTTTCGAAACGGCGGAACCGACGCTTTTTCACAGCGGATGTATGCACTGGTGGGCCTGGGTAACCCGAGCGTGCGTGACAGACTCGCCATCAATCACAGCAAGATGCTGGCCTATGCCGGGATACTGGCAACCCCCGGGCGCTCGCCGGACGTGGTGAGCAACCTGGTCAGCCACTGTTTCGATTTACCGGAGGTCAGCATCGAAAACTGGCAGTTGCGTAAGGTATCCCTTGATCCCGCGCAACAGAACCGGCTGGGCGTGCGTAACCCGAAACGGAAAACGGCCGGGTATGTGCCGGGCCGCTCGGTGATCGGCGTTAATTTTACACTCGGTGCCAGAGTGCCGGATCGCAGTGGAAAATTTCTGTTGCGGCTCGGCAATCTCTCAATGGCGCGTTACCTCTCCTTTTTACCGGAAGGTGAAAACCACCAGGCGCTGACGATGTTTATCTCCTTCCTGCTGCGCGATCAGTTTGCCTGGGATCTGCGGCTTGATCTTGCTCCGGAGCAGGCAAAGGGAATGCGGCTGGGCGATCGTTCCCGATCCTGTATCGGACGCACGGCGTTTATCGGCCAGCCGAAAATGCCGCCATCCGTCACCCTCCACATCAGGGATTAA